The genome window TGACCTCCTGGCGTGTGCAAACCCTGAACCTGCACAGTTCTGGACCAGCGGCGACGTTGATCACCTAAGAAATATCCTACCGACACTATGGAAATCTCCTGGAGTTGTGCGTAATTTTGGCTGGTGAAAAATTCGTGAAAAATCGGGGTTAGACGCTGAACTTCTGACACCACGCCAGCTTCTATAGCGAGTTAGCCTGTACAAAACCATACAACTTTGTTCTCAAGGACTGTTTCTTATGAAGCGCTTGTTCTGTTTGGCTGCGATTGCGGCCGTGGTGGTAGGACACTCGGTTTCGGCCCAGGCGGCTGGCCTGGAATTGGGTGTGGGGAGCACCAGTGATTCGACCATGACCTATCGGCTTGGGCTGACGTCGGAGTGGGATAAAAGCTGGTGGCAGAGCGATACTGGCCGCCTGACTGGCTATTGGAGCGGCGCCTACACGTATTGGGATGGCGACAAGCGCGCGAGTGTCAGCAGCCTGTCTTTCTCGCCGGTGTTTGTGTACGAGTTTGCCGGCCAGTCGGTCAAACCCTATATCGAGGCGGGGATCGGCGTAGCCGTGTTCTCACGTACGCGGGTCGAAGACAACAACATCGGCCAGGCCTTTCAGTTCGAAGACCGCCTGGGCTTTGGTTTGCGCTTTGCCGGTGGGCATGAGGTGGGCATCCGCGCCACGCACTATTCCAACGCGGGTATCAGCAGCAATAACGACGGGGTAGAGAGCTACTCGCTGCACTACACGTTGCCGTTGTAATCCTGAGAACACCGCTCAAACCAAATGTGGGAGCTGGCTTGCCTGCGATGCAGGCGCCTCGGTCTATGCGTTGCACCGAGGTGATGCGATCGCGGGCCGGCCCAGCTCCCAGAGTCGATTGGCGCCACATCCAGGTTCAGCGGTAAGCCGTCGCAATCCCTTCGCGCTCGGTCAAACACTCCGGCGCGCCCATCTCGAACTCCCGACAGATCAGCGGCCGTCGCTCGTAAATCGTGCACATCATCGTGTCCCGATCCAGCGCCGCGCACCAGCCGTCGTCCAGGCGCAGCATCACTTCGCCGCCCCAATCGTCGGTATCGATATAACGCTCCGGCACGCCCGTGTCGGTGATCAGCATGACTTCCAGCTGGCAGCAACAGGCCGCGCACGTCGAGCAGGTGACGGCGGGTTCGGTGATTTGAGTGTGCGGGATGTTAGTCATAGGCGCGCAGTGTAAGGCAAGCGCGTCAACGGCGTGTGATTGCTCAGACGGACGTCAGTGCCCAAGTTGCCGTGCGATCCAATGCATCACGGGGAACAGGATTGCCCAGAGCAGGCCCAGGCCGAGCATGGTCGGCACAGTGCCGTAGCCGAAACTCACCCCGGCCAATTGGCTGCCGGCGTAATAAGACAACGGCCCGCCCACCGCACCTAATAAGCTGGCGCGCCACCAGGGCTGCGCGCTCCAGGCCAGGCAATGGCGCAGTGTGGTCGCCAGTAAGGCCCACAGCAATACCAGCCAAAAAGGTATCAGCGGCCCCGGAAAGCTGAAATGGAAGACGCCAAAGTTGCGCAGCGACGTGTCGATGACAGTGCCCAGCAGGGTCACGGCGAGGATCATTTGCCCCTCCGCAGACCACGCGCTTATCCACAGCAGGTGGATGGCCAGCACTGCGCCCGCGACCAGCAACCAACGGCTGTCACCGCCCAGCACGCAGGCAAACCAGCCGCACTGGAACAGCACGGCATTCGCCAGCCGTTTAAGCATTGAAACGCCCGAGCAAAGGCGGGTTGATCGCCGCCGGCTTGGCCAGCAGCAACTGCGCGGTACCGATTGTTCGCTCCATGAATCCGCCTTCGCAGTAGCACAAATAGAATTCCCACAAGCGCAGGAAGTATTCATCGTAGCCCAACTCTGTGAGGCGGCCATGGGCGCGACGAAAGTTCTCATGCCACAGGCGTAAGGTTTTCGCGTAGTGCAGGCCGAAGTCCTCCATGTGCAGCAGGTTCATGTCGGTGTCGCGGCTGACGATGTGCAACATGTTCTGCACACAGGGCAGGGCGCCACCGGGGAAAATATAGCGCTGGATGAAGTCGACGCTGTTCTTGGCCTGCTCGAAGCGCTGTTCACGAATAGTGATGGCTTGCAGCAGCATCAATCCGTCGCGCTTGAGCAAGTGCGCGCACTGTTTGAAGTAGGTCGGCAGGAAGCGATGGCCCACTGCTTCGATCATCTCGATGGAGACCAGCTTGTCATACTGGCCGGTCAGGTCGCGGTAGTCCTGCAATAACAGGGTCACCTGGTCCTTGAGCCCCAAGGCCGCGATGCGTTTTTCGGTGTAGGCAAACTGTTCTTTGGACAAGGTTGTGGTGGTGACTTTGCAGCCATAGTGCTGCGCCGCGTACAACGCCATGCTGCCCCAACCGGTACCGATTTCCAGCAAATGGTCAGTGGGTTTGAGCGCAAGCTTCTGGCAGATGCGTTCCAGCTTGTTCAGTTGCGCCTGTTCCAGGCTGTCGTCGGGGCTTAGGAATTGCGCGGCCGAATACATCATGGTCGGGTCGAGGAATTCTTCGAACAGGTCGTTGCCCAGGTCGTAGTGGGCGGCGATGTTTTTCTGTGAGCCCTTGCGTGTATTGCGGTTGAGCCAGTGCAGGCCTTGGGTGAACGGCCGTGCCAGGCGCGCCAGCCCACCTTCCATGGCGTCGAGCACCTCCAGGTTGCTCACCATCACGCGCACCACCGAGGTCAGGTCCGGCGTGGTCCAGTAACCGTGGATAAACGCCTCGCCGGCGCCTATCGAACCGTTGGCCGCCACCAGCCCCCATACCGCTGAATCGACGATCTGGATTTCCCCCAGCAGGTGCGCTTCGCGTGCGCCGAACACTTGGCGTTCGCCGTCCTCGATCACCACCAACTGGCCGTGGCGCAGTTGGCTGAGTTGGCGCAGCACAGCCTTGCGCAGCAGTGCGCTGGTCATGCCGTTGACGTTCAGGCGGTTGGTTTTGACCGATAAGCTAGGGGATTTCATGGCGGCGATCCTTGGTATACCCGACTGCGGTGCGAGAGGCGCCATCGGCGGCCTGATGGGAAAAAATCGGTGTTCGTTTGAGCAACAAGCGCATGGCCTGCCAGTAAATGGCGAGGCAGGTTTTGGCGGTCATCCACGGGAAGCGCCGCAGGTAGCGATGCAGGCTGGCGCGGTTAAGTGCTTCTTTGTGCAGGCTCAACGTGGCGTCGAAGACCTTCAAATCGCCCTGCCAATCGGCCATGTGCACGCCGAGTTTGGCGGCGGGTGGGCTGAAGCTCATGCGGTATTCCAGGTCGCGCGGCAAAAACGGCGAGACATGGAAGGCCTTGGCCACGGCGAAGTGCTGATGCTCATCCGCGCCGAGCGCCTGGGCCGGCAGCACGTAGTGATAGCGCTCGCGCCATGGGGTGTTGGTCACTTCACACAGGATCGCGGCCAGTCGGCCATCGGCCTCGAAACAGTAGAAGAAACTCACCGGGTTAAAAGCCAGGCCCCAACTGCGGGCCTGGGTCAGCAGGCAGATAACGCCCTGAGGTGTACGCCCCAGGGCCTTGCCGACTTCCTGGCGCACGGCATCGCTCAAGCTCATGCCGTGGCGGGTAAACTCACGCAGATAATCCTGCTGGCGAAAGCCGAAGGGCGCCAGCCAGCCGGTGCCGGCCAGCGGTGACAAACCGAGCACTTCGTCTTGTTCGCTTAAGTCCAGGTACAGCAGGCCGATGCGGTAGCGGAAGGCGTGGGCCTTGGGCGCAAACCGGCGATGGGCGATCCAGCCGCTGTACAGGGCGCTGTTCACAGGGTTTCTCCAAAGGCCTGGGCCACACGCAATGCGCTGACCACGCCGTCCTCGTGGAAACCATTGGCCCAGTAGGCACCGCAATAAAACGTATGGCGCGCGCCGTGCAATTCTTCCCAGCGCCCTTGGGCGTCCACAGCGGCGAGGCTGTATTGCGGGTGGGCGTAGGTGTAGCGCGCGAGGATTTTCAGCGGGTTGATCATCGGCGTCTGGTTCAGGCTGACGCAGAAGGTGGTGGCGCTGTCGATACCTTGCAGGATGTTCATGTCGTAGGTAACGGCGGCCTGTGTCTGCGCATCGCCGCTCAGCCGATAATTCCAGCTGGCCCAGGCCAGTTTGCGGTCCGGCAGCAGGCGTGTGTCGGTGTGCAGCACCACGTCATTGTCGGCATAGGGCAATGCGCCGAGGATCTCTTGTTCGGCCTGGCTCGGGTCGGCCAGCATGGCCAGGGCCTGATCGCTGTGACAGGCGAACACCACACGATCAAATGTTTCGCTGCCGGCAGGGCTGTGGATAACCACGCCGTCATCGGTGCGTTCTACTTTATGCACAGGACAATTGAGGCGGATCTGCTCGCGAAAACTGCGGGTCAGCGGCTCGATGTAGCTGCTGGAGCCGCCTTCGATCACGCACCACTGTGGGCGGTTGCTGATCGACAGCAAGCCGTGGTTCTTAAAGAACCGGACAAAGAATTGCAGCGGAAACCCCAGCATGTCAGCCAGGGACATCGACCAGATCGCCGCGCCCATCGGCACGATGTAATGCCGGATAAACCGTGGGCCGTAACCGCCGGCTTCAAGGTAGTCGCCGAGGGTCATCTGCGCGCTGATGCGTTGCTCTTGCAGGTCCAGCGGGGCCTGGCGGTTGAAGCGCAAAATGTCGCGCAACATGCCCCAGAACCCGGGCGACAGAATATTGCGCCGCTGGGCAAACAGGCTGTTGAGGTTGTTGCCGTTGTACTCGAACCCGGCATGCTGGTCACACACCGAAAAGCTCATCTCGGTGGGTTTGAACTTCACGCCGATCTGCTCAAGCAGGCGGATGAAGTTGGGGTAGGTCCAGTCGTTGAACACGATAAAGCCGGTGTCCACCGCATAGCGTTGGCCCTCGACGGTGACGTCGACCGTGTGGGTATGCCCGCCGATGCGCTCGCCCGCTTCGAACAGGGTGATGTCATGGCGACGGCTGAGCAGGTAGGCGCTGGTCAGCCCGGCGATACCGCTGCCGATAATGGCGATCTTCACAGTTTGTCCTTCTGCGGCGGAGGGCTGCGCAGCATGCGTTTGCCGATCATCAGCTGAACGCGGTTGGGCAGCTTCGACAGCGGCCACAGGGTGGCGATAAACAGGGCCGGAAAGGCGATTTCCAGCGGGCGTTTGCCCAGCTTGGCAACGATATGTTTCGCGGCCTTGTCGGCGGACCAGCTCAACGGCATCGGGAAATCGTTGCGTTCGGTCAATGGCGTGTCGACGAAGCCCGGGCTGATCACCGTGACGTCGATGTTCTCGGTCGACAGGCTGATGCGCAGCGATTCGAACAAGTAGCGCAGCCCGGCTTTGGACGCCCCATAGGCTTCGGCGCGTGGCATCGGCAGGTACGTCACAGCGCTGGCCACGCCCACCAGGTGCGGTGATTGCCCGACGCGTAACAGTGGCAGCGCGGCTTCGATGCAATAAGCGCTCGCCAGCAGGTTGGTGCGTACCACGTGCTCGACGATGGAGGCGTCAAACTGCCGGGCGTCCACGTATTCACAGGTGCCGGCATTGAGGATCACCGTGTCCACTGAGCCCCAGACCACGCTGATGTGCTCGCCGATCTCGCGCACGGTCTGGCTGTTGGTCAGGTCGCCGGCCACCACCAGCACTTGCCCCGGATAACGTTGGGCGAGTGCTTCCAGCGGGCCTTTTGTGCGCGAGCTGAGGGCTACGTGGGCGCCGCTGTTGAGCAACTCCACGGCCAGTGAGGCACCGATGCCACTGCTGGCGCCGGTCAGCCAATATCGGCGGGGCGGTGTCAGGCTCATCCCATTCTCCTTTTCAGCCAACGCACTGCGGGGCCGAGTATTGGCAGGTGTTCATAGAGCAAGGCACCGGCATCGAAATAGTCACGATGGCGGTAGACCTTGTCGCGCCACATCAGGTGCGAGCAGCCTTCCACGCGTATCACCTCTGCGCGCTTCAGCCGTGGGTGGCTAAAACTCATTTTCCAGCGCAAATAGCCTTCGCCTTCGGCCACCTGGTCGAAGCCGTGAAAGTCGAAACGCAGCTGGCTGACATTGCTGTACAGCTCGGCGAAGTAGCGGTGCAGCGCGGGCAAGCCCTGCACTTCATGCAACGGGTCGGTAAAGGTGATGTCTTTGGCGTACAGGCCGTCGAGCAGGTGCAGGTTGTGCTTGTCCAGCGTCGCGAAGGCCTGGGCGAAGCGCGGCAGGAAGTCACTCATGTAAACCTCCGACGGCTTCGCGCGACGGCAGGCTGCGGAATGCGGCCAAGGCCCGTTCACGGGATTTCTTCAGGTCGACAATCGCGCGCGGGTAGTGCGCCACACCGAACAGGCCGCCGACGGCCTCAGGGTTGTGCACGTCCTTTTTATTCAGCGCGGCCAGTTCGGGCAGCCAGTGCTTGATGAACACGCCTTCACTGTCGAATTTTTCGGACTGGCTCAGCGGGCTGAAAATTCGGAAATAGGGCGCCGAGTCGGTGCCGGTGGATGAGCTCCACTGCCAGCCGCCGTTGTTGGCCGCCAGGTCGCCGTCGATCAGGTGGCGCATGAAAAAACGCTCGCCCTCGCGCCAGTCGATCAGCAGGTTCTTGGTCAGGAACATCGCTACGACCATGCGCAGGCGGTTGTGCATCCAGCCGGTTTCCAGCAATTGGCGCATGGCCGCGTCGATGATTGGCAGGCCGGTGCGCGCTTCCTGCCAGGCGGCGAGGTCTTCGGGCGCGTTGCGCCAGGCCACCGCTTCGGTTTCGGGGCGGAAGGCGCGGTGGCGCGAGACCCGTGGGTAGCCGACCAGGATATGTTTGTAGAACTCGCGCCAGAGCAGCTCGTTGATCCAGGTGATCGTGCCAACATCGCCACTTTCGAACTCGCCCTGGTTGGTCTGCAAGGCGGCATGCAGGCACTGTCGCGGCGAAACCACACCGGCAGCGAGGTAGGCGGAGAGTTGGCTGGTGCCGGGTTTGGCCGGGAAGTCGCGTTCGTCCTTGTAGTAGCTGATCTGTTGATCGGCAAAAGCGTCGAGGCGGCGCTTGGCTTCGTCTTCACCGGCGGGCCAGAGCGCGCGCAAGGTTTCGCTCGGCGGCTGGAACCCTTCCACCTGTGTGGGCACGGGGTCGCTTGTCAGGTGTGTTTTTGCCTGGGCTTTAGGCGTTGCGACCACGGGCGGCAGGGCGCTGTGCAGGCGGCTGTAGCAGACTTTGCGGAACTGGCTGAAAACCTGGAAGTAGGTGCCGGTTTTGGTCAACACGCTGCCGGGTTGGAAAAACAACTGGTCCAGATAACGGTGGAACGTCACGCCGTCGGTTTCCAGGGTTTGGGCGACGGCGGCATCGCGGCGGCTCTCGTGGATGCCGTATTCCTCGTTGACGTGCACCGACTCAATCGACAGTTCCCGGCACAGCGTGCTCAGCACGGCGGGGGCCTGGTCCCAGGTCGCGGCAGTGCGGATCAGCAAGGGAATGTTCAATGCGCCGAGCGCCCGGCTCAGGTGCTGCAGGTTGCGCAGCCAGAAGTCGACTTTGCACGGCGCATCATCGTGGGCCAGCCATTGTTCGGGGCTGATCAGGTACACGGCAACGACCGGGCCTCGCTGGCTTGCGGCGGCCAGGGCAGTGTTGTCGTTCAGGCGCAGGTCGGTGCGCAGCCAGATCAAATGCATTTAAAGAAGTCCACGCTGGATCAGTATCTGATGGGCCGACAACGGGTCCTCGGCCACGAACAATTCAGGGGTGTCACGGGTTAATACGGCTAACTCGGCCTGGTGGATGCATACCGTTGGTCCGGCAACCAAGGTTGGGCAACTGACGCCGCCCAGTAGTTTCACGAGTGAAGGCAGGTGCAGGGCCTTGCTCGAATACAGCAGCACGGCACGCGGTTGCAGGTGTTCCACGGCCAGTGCCAATTCACCCACCGGCAAAGGCCAGTCGAACACTTCCACTGGGCAATCGGCGCTGCTGGCGAGCCACGCGCTGAGCCACAGGTGCGGCTCCAGGGGCAGGTCGGAATGGTTGACCAACAGCAGTGGGGCGCCTTGCAGTTGGCGGTTGTTGTGGTAGATCCGCGCACCGAATTTGCTGCGTAGCCATGACAGGAAAAACACCCGCTCCATCTGCGCGCCGAATTGGCCCTGCCAGCGTTGTTCGAGTTCCTGCAGCAGCGGCAGCATCAATTGCTCACACAAGGTGCGTGGCGGGTAGAGCGCCATGGCCTGGTTGACCGCGTCATCGACCCGGCGCTCGGCCAAATCGCTGATCGCGGCTACCAGGTTCTGGCGCAACGCCTGCCATTCGTTTTCGACGGTGTCCGGGATGACTTGGGCGGAGTCGATAAGGTTTTTAACCTGGCTCACCGGTACGCCGCGGTTGAGCCAAGTGAGGATGGTGTGTATGCGTTGCACGTGTTCGGCGCTGAACAGCCGATGACCTTTGGGTGTGCGCTGGGGCACGATCAACCCGTAGCGGCGTTCCCAGGCGCGCAGGGTCACGGCGTTGACGCCGGTCTGGCGCGCCACTTCACGAATCGGCAGCCAGCCGTTCTGGAGGGCCTGGGCGATGTCTTCGCCAGGTTCGTCTTGCAGGGCAGCTTTCATGAGGTGCCTTTCATGGGTTAGATCGCATTACGCAGGCTGAGGTTTTCCGGGTGCGGTTGCAGGTAGGCCTGCTGCGCGATGTAGCGATCCGGGTGTTGGCGAAAGTGGTGTTTGAGCAGGGTAAGGGGCACCACCAGCGGCACGATGCCGTGGCGGTATTGGCCGATGACGGTTTGCATTTCCTGCTTGTCGTCGGCGCTGATGGCCTGCTTGAGGTAGCCGCTGATGTGCTGCAACACGTTGGTGTGAGTGCCACGGGTGGCGCATTTTTTCAGGCCGGTCATCAGTTCGCTGAAGTAACCGGCGGCCAACGCGTCAAGGTCGATGCCTTTGCCCATGCTGCCCAGCAGGTGGCCGAGGCTTTTGTAATGCGCCGGGCTGTGGGCCATCAACAGGTATTTGTAGCGCGAGTGAAAAGCCAGCAGGCGGTGACGGGTGAGGCCTTCGGCCAGCAACTGTTGCCAACTGGCATAGACGAACACGCGGGTCAGGAAGTTTTCCCGCAGCACCGGGTCATTCAGCCGACCGTCTTCTTCCACTGGCAGGTTGGGGTGGCGTGCACAAAATGCCTGGGCGTAAATGCCACGCCCGCCGCCCTCTGCCGGCGTGCCGTTGTCGCGGTAGACCTTGACCCGTTCCAGGCCGCACGAGGGCGATTTCTGCATGAAGATGTAGCCGCACAGGTCGGTATGTTCCGACGCCATTTGCTGGCCGTAATCGTCCAGTGGCTGCGTTACATTGAGCTCACGGTGCACCGTGCCGACGGCTTGCGGGTGGGCAGGGTCGCCCACCAGGCGGATCGGTTCGCGGGGGATACCCAGGCCGATCGCGACTTCGGGGCACAGCGGCACAAACTCGAAGTAGTCGGCCAGGGTTTGGCTGCACAGCAGGGATTGTTTGTGTCCGCCGTTGAAGCGCACGTTCTCGCCTAATAGGCAGGCGCTGATGGCGATCTTCGGTTTTCCAGTGCTGGACATGTTCAAACCTCTCCGAGATTCCTATACAGGCTGTTAAGCCTGTACAACTGAATCTCATCATAGGTTTGATGCTGTACAAGTCAAATATTTTGTACAAGTATTTGCGAGCAGGCTATTTCCAGCCGATTCGCCAATCTTCAGCATTTTGCAGGGTTTGCCAGGCCAGGCGTTGCGTACGCTGGGTCATGACCGCTTGCAGTTCGATGTCGAGCACGGTGCCTTCTTCGTCACGAAACAGCTCGGTGACCAAGAAGTGTTTCTCTTTGTTACGTGGATGCGCTGCTGTCCACTTCGACAGCAGCAATTTGGCTGGGTTGATGCGGTTCATTGCGAATGCTCAATCAAACGTCGCGCAGCTTCCTGACCGCTCAGCCACGCCCCCTCGACCCGGCCGGACAGGCACCAGTCGCCGCACACATACAAGCCCAGGTCGGCATCGGCGAGTACCCCGAATTCGTGGCTGCTGGATGGGCGTGCGTAGAGCCAGCGATGGGCGAGGCTGAAGGACGGTGCGGGCATGGCGCTGTGCAGTAATTCGGCGAAGGCGCCGTGCAGGTGTTCGATCACCGCTTCCTTGGGCAGGTCCAGATGCGCCCTGCTCCAGGCGCTGGTGGCGTGCAGTACCCACGTGTCGAGGGTGGTGTCGCGCCCAGGTTTACTGCGGTTGCGCGCCAGCCAGTCGAGGGGGCTGTCTTGCACGAAGCAGCCTTCCATCGGTGTGTCCAACGGTTTGTCGAAGGCCAGGGCAATCGCCCAGGTCGGGTCCATCTTCACCCCGGCGGCAGCGCTCGCCAGCTTGGGTGCAGCGGCCAGCAGCGCTGTGGCTTGGGGGGCCGGCGTGGCGATGACCACATGGCTGAACGGGCCGTGATTGCCGCCGTCGGCGTCCAGCAGGTTCCAATGGTGTTTGCCTTGGAACACTTCGGTGATGCGGCAACCGAATTCCACCGGCAAGTCGTCGAGCAGCGCACGGGTGATGGCGCTCATGCGCGGCGTGCCGACCCAGCGAATCTGTTCATCGGGGGAGGGCGTGAGTTGGCCGGATTTGAAGTTGTACAGCTGCGGTTTCCACTGCTCAGCCCAGCCGTTGCTTTGCCAGCGTTGCACCTCGTTGACGAAGCGCCGGTCGCGGGCGGTGAAATATTGTGCGCCCATGTCCAACGCGCCGGCATCGCTGCGTTTACTGGACATGCGGCCGCCACTGCCACGGCTTTTATCGAAGAGTTGTACAGCGTGCCCCGCGTCTCTTAACGCTCGGGCGGCGGAGAGACCGGCGATGCCGGTGCCGATGATCGCGATGGGAACAGTCATGGGAGGCCTCGTTTTACCGTTGGGTACAGACTACGCCGACACCAATAGCTGTACAATATTGTTTTTTGGTATAAGTTTTGGCGTACCTGTTTGTGTGGCGTGACCTATGGTTAAAGCTGAGGCTTAAACCGCGTAACGCCCATTTACATAAAGTCCCTGCTTATAAAATAGACTAGCGATGGGCGGCAAACGTTACATGAGGAGGAACCCATGCATATTTTGCTGACCGGCGGTACTGGTTTGATTGGTCGCCAACTCTGCCAGCACTGGCTTGCCCAAGGGCATCGCCTGACTGTTTGGAGCCGTGAACCGGACACCGTCGCCAAGTGGTGCGGTGATGAGGTGTTGGGTGTCGGCCGCCTGGAAGACGTGATAGGTGCCGTGGATGCGGTGGTCAACCTGGCCGGCGCGCCCATTGCTGATCGTCCGTGGACCAAAAAGCGCAAGGCCCTGTTGTGGAGCAGTCGCATCAGTCTCACTGAAACGTTGCTGGCGTGGATGGAAGGCCTGGCGCAAAAGCCGGCGGTGCTGATTTCCGGTTCTGCCGTGGGGTGGTATGGCGACGGTGGCGAGCGCGAATTGACCGAAGCCAGCGGCCCGGTGCTGGACGACTTCCCCAGCCAGCTGTGCATCGCCTGGGAAGAAACCGCGTTGCGCGCCGAATCCTTGGGCGTGCGCGTGGTGCTGGTGCGCACCGGCCTGGTGTTGGCGGCGCAGGGCGGCTTTTTGTCACGGCTGCTGCTGCCGTTCAAGCTGGCGCTGGGCGGGCCGATCGGCGATGGTCGGCAGTGGATGCCGTGGGTTCATATCAAAGATCAAATCGCCCTGATTGATTTTCTTCTGCACAAGGGTGACGCCAGCGGTCCTTATAATGCCTGCGCGCCGCACCCGGTGCGTAATCGTGAGTTCGCCAAGGCCCTGGGCCAGGTGTTGCACCGCCCGGCGTTCATGCCGATGCCGGCGTTTGCATTGAAGCTCGGGCTGGGCGAGCTGTCCGGGTTATTGCTGGGCGGGCAGAAAGCCGTTCCCGAGCGGCTGCTGGCTGCCGGTTTCACTTTTCAGTTCACTGAGTTGCACGCGGCCCTGGAAGACTTGTCCAGCCGCCTCTAGAGATAGGATGTTGCATGACGGATCACGCGTTGTTACTGGTCAACCTGGGTTCACCGGCGTCCACTTCGGTGGCCGATGTGCGCAGCTACCTCAATCAATTCCTGATGGACCCTTATGTGATCGACCTGCCGTGGCCGGTACGGCGCTTGCTGGTGTCGCTGATCCTGATCAAGCGTCCCGAGCAGTCCGCGCACGCTTATGCCTCGATCTGGTGGGACGAGGGCTCGCCGCTGGTGGTATTGAGCCGTCGCCTGCAGCAGCAAATGACGGCGCAGTGGACCCACGGCCCGGTGGAACTGGCGATGCGTTACGGCGAGCCGTCCCTTGAAACAACGTTGACGCGCCTGGCCGCTCAGGGCATCGAGAAAGTCACCCTGGCGCCGCTGTACCCGCAGTTTGCCGACAGCACCGTAACCACGGTGATTGAAGAGGCCAAACGGGTCGTGCGCGACAAAAAGCTCAAGGTGCAGTTCTCGATCCTGCAACCGTTCTACGATCAGCCGGAATACCTCGACGCCTTGGTCGCGAGTGTCCGGCCGTATGTGGAGCAGGATTACGATCATTTACTGCTGAGTTTTCACGGCCTGCCCGAGCGTCACCTGACAAAACTCGACCCGACCGGCGGGCATTGCTTCAAAGATGCCGATTGCTGCAAGAACGCCTCGCCCGAGGTGCTTGCGACCTGCTACCGTGCGCAATGCTTCAGCGTCGCGCGGGACTTTGCCGCGCGCATGGGGCTGCCGGAAGGCAAGTGGTCGGTGGCCTTCCAGTCGCGCCTTGGCCGGGCGAAGTGGATCGAACCCTACACCGAAGCCCGCCTGGAAGCACTGGCCCAGCAAGGCGTGAAAAAGTTGCTGGTGATGTGCCCGGCGTTTGTAGCGGACTGCATTGAGACGCTGGAAGAGATTGGTGATCGCGGCCTGGAGCAGTTCCGCGAAGCGGGAGGCGAGGAGTTGGTGTTGGTGCCATGCCTCAATGATGACCCGCAATGGGCCTCGGCGCTCAATACACTCTGTGAAAGAGCGCCGTTGGCACTGTAATCAGATTGTCGAAACGCTAGAAATCAAATGTGGGAGTCGGGCAAGCCCGGCTCCCACATGGGTGTGTAGTGTTTACTCGTGGTGGGGTTCGCCGAGGAAGGTCAGCGAGGTGAACAACCCGCGTGTCGCCACATCGGCATTGTCTTTGAGCGGCAGCTCCACCTGCGCGGCAATCACATTCAACCCTTCATTACGCACCAGCACTTGAGCCCGACCGTCTTTGTCGGTCTCGGTGCTCAGGGTGTTCGGCGCATTGCGATAGTCGCCTACCAGCTTGATCCCCGCCGCCGGCTTGCCATCCAGCAGCACCCGCACCGGCAATGACTTGCCCGGCCCTACCGTCAATGGATCAACTTCCGGCAGGATCAACAGCTTGATCTGATCCAGCTTCGGCAACTTCGCTCCCGGCTGGTAAATCGCCAGGCTGTACTTGAAGGTCTGGGTC of Pseudomonas fluorescens contains these proteins:
- a CDS encoding SDR family NAD(P)-dependent oxidoreductase — encoded protein: MSLTPPRRYWLTGASSGIGASLAVELLNSGAHVALSSRTKGPLEALAQRYPGQVLVVAGDLTNSQTVREIGEHISVVWGSVDTVILNAGTCEYVDARQFDASIVEHVVRTNLLASAYCIEAALPLLRVGQSPHLVGVASAVTYLPMPRAEAYGASKAGLRYLFESLRISLSTENIDVTVISPGFVDTPLTERNDFPMPLSWSADKAAKHIVAKLGKRPLEIAFPALFIATLWPLSKLPNRVQLMIGKRMLRSPPPQKDKL
- a CDS encoding SAM-dependent methyltransferase; amino-acid sequence: MKSPSLSVKTNRLNVNGMTSALLRKAVLRQLSQLRHGQLVVIEDGERQVFGAREAHLLGEIQIVDSAVWGLVAANGSIGAGEAFIHGYWTTPDLTSVVRVMVSNLEVLDAMEGGLARLARPFTQGLHWLNRNTRKGSQKNIAAHYDLGNDLFEEFLDPTMMYSAAQFLSPDDSLEQAQLNKLERICQKLALKPTDHLLEIGTGWGSMALYAAQHYGCKVTTTTLSKEQFAYTEKRIAALGLKDQVTLLLQDYRDLTGQYDKLVSIEMIEAVGHRFLPTYFKQCAHLLKRDGLMLLQAITIREQRFEQAKNSVDFIQRYIFPGGALPCVQNMLHIVSRDTDMNLLHMEDFGLHYAKTLRLWHENFRRAHGRLTELGYDEYFLRLWEFYLCYCEGGFMERTIGTAQLLLAKPAAINPPLLGRFNA
- a CDS encoding NAD(P)/FAD-dependent oxidoreductase; the protein is MKIAIIGSGIAGLTSAYLLSRRHDITLFEAGERIGGHTHTVDVTVEGQRYAVDTGFIVFNDWTYPNFIRLLEQIGVKFKPTEMSFSVCDQHAGFEYNGNNLNSLFAQRRNILSPGFWGMLRDILRFNRQAPLDLQEQRISAQMTLGDYLEAGGYGPRFIRHYIVPMGAAIWSMSLADMLGFPLQFFVRFFKNHGLLSISNRPQWCVIEGGSSSYIEPLTRSFREQIRLNCPVHKVERTDDGVVIHSPAGSETFDRVVFACHSDQALAMLADPSQAEQEILGALPYADNDVVLHTDTRLLPDRKLAWASWNYRLSGDAQTQAAVTYDMNILQGIDSATTFCVSLNQTPMINPLKILARYTYAHPQYSLAAVDAQGRWEELHGARHTFYCGAYWANGFHEDGVVSALRVAQAFGETL
- a CDS encoding nuclear transport factor 2 family protein; translated protein: MSDFLPRFAQAFATLDKHNLHLLDGLYAKDITFTDPLHEVQGLPALHRYFAELYSNVSQLRFDFHGFDQVAEGEGYLRWKMSFSHPRLKRAEVIRVEGCSHLMWRDKVYRHRDYFDAGALLYEHLPILGPAVRWLKRRMG
- a CDS encoding DUF2878 domain-containing protein → MLKRLANAVLFQCGWFACVLGGDSRWLLVAGAVLAIHLLWISAWSAEGQMILAVTLLGTVIDTSLRNFGVFHFSFPGPLIPFWLVLLWALLATTLRHCLAWSAQPWWRASLLGAVGGPLSYYAGSQLAGVSFGYGTVPTMLGLGLLWAILFPVMHWIARQLGH
- a CDS encoding acyloxyacyl hydrolase, translated to MKRLFCLAAIAAVVVGHSVSAQAAGLELGVGSTSDSTMTYRLGLTSEWDKSWWQSDTGRLTGYWSGAYTYWDGDKRASVSSLSFSPVFVYEFAGQSVKPYIEAGIGVAVFSRTRVEDNNIGQAFQFEDRLGFGLRFAGGHEVGIRATHYSNAGISSNNDGVESYSLHYTLPL
- a CDS encoding DUF1365 domain-containing protein, with product MNSALYSGWIAHRRFAPKAHAFRYRIGLLYLDLSEQDEVLGLSPLAGTGWLAPFGFRQQDYLREFTRHGMSLSDAVRQEVGKALGRTPQGVICLLTQARSWGLAFNPVSFFYCFEADGRLAAILCEVTNTPWRERYHYVLPAQALGADEHQHFAVAKAFHVSPFLPRDLEYRMSFSPPAAKLGVHMADWQGDLKVFDATLSLHKEALNRASLHRYLRRFPWMTAKTCLAIYWQAMRLLLKRTPIFSHQAADGASRTAVGYTKDRRHEIP
- a CDS encoding YkgJ family cysteine cluster protein, with the protein product MTNIPHTQITEPAVTCSTCAACCCQLEVMLITDTGVPERYIDTDDWGGEVMLRLDDGWCAALDRDTMMCTIYERRPLICREFEMGAPECLTEREGIATAYR